The following proteins come from a genomic window of Triticum aestivum cultivar Chinese Spring chromosome 6A, IWGSC CS RefSeq v2.1, whole genome shotgun sequence:
- the LOC123128168 gene encoding basic proline-rich protein, with amino-acid sequence MGCYPLRVIVSKALGKCNGRERWMEDQRMDYAMAYPPGPHPETLYMRPVARTVTFSGTNSVNMIPPNPPPPQQQQQHPEPQPQAPPPQSQAPPPQHEPQPQPEQPAPAPEEGAPPPEQQPRQPKRGKKKPPRRVRFGPEPPPPPSQQQQQEHQEQQQQQEQQPEHAPNGNPGSGAPGHHGQQGRGPPGYLRYTPSPLPRWEATPRRHEYFSGEYRYSYPTPVREGIYSMATDANRLTTIFSEENPNACAIV; translated from the exons atggGTTGCTATCCCCTGCGCGTGATCGTCTCCAAAGCGCTTGGGAAGTGCAACG GGCGCGAGCGATGGATGGAGGACCAGAGGATGGACTACGCCATGGCCTACCCTCCCGGCCCACACCCAGAGACGCTCTACATGCGACCCGTGGCGCGCACCGTCACCTTCAGCGGCACCAACTCCGTGAACATGATCCCGCCAAACCCCCCGccaccgcagcagcagcagcaacacccagagccccagccCCAAGCACCGCCACCCCAATCGCAAGCGCCACCACCCCAGCACGAGCCCCAGCCGCAACCCGAGCAGCCCGCGCCCGCGCCGGAGGAaggcgcgccgccgcccgagcagCAGCCGAGGCAGCCGAAGCGAGGCAAGAAGAAGCCGCCGCGCCGCGTCCGGTTCGGCcccgagccaccaccaccaccgtcgcagcagcagcagcaagaacaCCAGGAGCAACAGCAGCAACAAGAACAGCAGCCGGAGCACGCGCCGAACGGCAACCCGGGCAGCGGCGCGCCGGGACACCACGGCCAGCAGGGCCGCGGGCCGCCGGGGTACCTGAGGTACACGCCATCGCCGCTGCCGAGGTGGGAGGCGACGCCGAGGCGGCACGAGTACTTCTCCGGCGAGTACCGGTACAGCTACCCGACGCCGGTGCGCGAGGGCATCTACAGCATGGCCACCGACGCCAACcgcctcaccaccatcttcagcGAGGAGAACCCCAACGCCTGCGCCATCGTCTGA
- the LOC123128169 gene encoding protease Do-like 7 isoform X2: MESPVKEEVGGELAMEIESSVTAEDWRRALSRVVPAVAVLRTTAPRAFDTEVAGASYATGFVVDKARGIILTNRHVVKPGPVVSEAMFVNREEIPVYPLYRDPVHDFGFFRYDPGAIKFLKYEEIPLDPEAASVGLEIRVVGNDSGEKVSILAGTLARLDREAPHYKKDGYNDFNTFYMQAASGTKGGSSGSPVVDCQGRAVALNAGSKSSSASAFFLPLERVVRALNLIRDCWDAFGIKSESVYIPRGTLQMTFQHKGFEETRRLGLRNETEQMVRLVSPAGETGMLVVDSVVPEGPAHKHLEPGDVLVHINGEVVTQFLAMETLLDDSVGKEVNLQIERGGVPLTVKLEVEDLHSITPNHFLEVSGAVIHPLSYQQARNFRFKCGLVYVAEAGYMLSRASVPRHSIIKKFAGEDIENLDDLIAVISKLSRGARVPLEYVKYTDRYRNKSVLVTIDQHGWYAPPQLYTRNDATGLWNAKLAIPLESPFVVSHRAGHMDANLNSISPLTESSPMDLKCQHESENTADGCVKMQTDEEIAVDGSHSGEDSIIEKKRRRVDEEIAAEGTISSFGDLDDIKDGALRHPSSVEVSDLARTISSNASLAEQVIEPALVMFEVHVPPICMLDGVHSQHFFGTGVIIYHSDCLGLVAVDRNTVAVSISDIMLSFAAYPIEIPAEVVFLHPVHNFALVAYDPSALGAGASVIRAAKLLPEPALRRGDSVYLVGLSRSLQATSRKSTITNPCTAVNIGSADCPRYRAINMEVIELDTDFGSSFSGILTDEQGRVQALWASFSTQLKYGCSSSEDHQFVRGIPIYAISQVLEKIISGTPGPFRLINGIRRPMPLVRLLEVELYPTLLSKARSYGLSDNWVQALAKKDPVRRQVLRVKGCLAGSKAEKLLEQGDMILAINKEPITCFLDIENACQKLDQSIDSDGVLNMTIFRQGKEIDLIVGTDVRDGNGSTRMVNWCGSIIQDPHSAVRALGFLPKEGHGVYVARWCHGSPVHRYGLYALQWIVEVNGQPTPDLESFIEVVKGLEDREFVRVKTVHLNGKPRVLTLKQDLHYWPTWELTFEPESDTWKRRTIKALQPTGA; the protein is encoded by the exons ATGGAGAGCCCCGTGAAGGAGGAGGTCGGCGGGGAGCTGGCCATGGAGATCGAGTCCAGCGTCACGGCCGAGGACTGGCGCCGCGCGCTCTCCCGCGTCGTGCCCGCCGTCGCCGTCCTCCGCACCACCGCGCCGCGCGCCTTCGACACCGAGGTTGCCGGCGCCAGCTACGCCACCGGCTTCGTCGTCGACAAGGCCCGCGGCATCATCCTCACCAATCGCCACGTCGTCAAGCCCG GTCCTGTGGTCTCGGAGGCGATGTTCGTGAACCGGGAGGAGATCCCTGTGTACCCCCTGTACAGAGACCCT GTACATGATTTTGGTTTTTTCCGCTATGACCCAGGTGCCATAAAGTTCCTCAAGTATGAGGAGATCCCTCTAGACCCTGAAGCAGCATCTGTTGGGCTAGAAATCCGAGTTGTCGGCAATGACAGCGGCGAAAAG GTTTCAATTTTGGCGGGAACACTTGCTCGACTGGATAGAGAAGCGCCTCACTACAAGAA GGACGGGTACAATGATTTCAACACATTCTATATGCAG GCTGCATCTGGAACTAAAGGTGGCTCTAGTGGTTCCCCAGTTGTTGATTGCCAAGGAAGAGCTGTTGCCCTGAATGCTGGAAGCAAATCTTCCAGTGCTTCTGCTTTTTTCCTTCCATTAGAACGT GTTGTTAGGGCACTGAATTTGATACGTGATTGTTGGGATGCATTTGGTATCAAGTCAGAATCTGTTTATATTCCTCGTGGTACACTGCAG ATGACCTTTCAACACAAAGGATTTGAAGAAACTCGGCGTCTTGGACTGAGGAATGAGACAGAGCAG ATGGTACGCCTTGTTTCTCCAGCAGGCGAAACTGGAATGCTGGTTGTTGACTCTGTG GTGCCAGAAGGACCTGCACATAAACATTTGGAACCTGGTGATGTGCTAGTTCACATCAATGGGGAG GTTGTAACCCAGTTTCTCGCAATGGAGACTTTACTTGATGACAGCGTCGGCAAGGAGGTAAATTTGCAGATTGAAAGAGGTGGAGTGCCTTTGACAGTAAAGTTAGAG GTTGAGGATTTGCACTCTATAACTCCAAATCATTTCTTGGAAGTCAGTGGTGCTGTCATCCATCCACTTTCATACCAGCAG GCTAGAAACTTCCGCTTCAAATGTGGTCTTGTATATGTTGCCGAGGCAGG GTACATGCTCTCTCGGGCATCGGTTCCACGCCATTCAATTATCAAAAAGTTTGCGGGAGAggatattgaaaatttggatgaccTTATTGCAGTTATTTCAAAGCTGTCTAGGGGAGCACGAGTGCCTCTCGAATATGTAAAGTACACTGACCGTTATCGGAACAAG TCTGTACTGGTGACAATTGATCAACACGGTTGGTATGCGCCTCCTCAGTTGTACACTCGAAATGACGCAACTGGTCTGTGGAATGCAAAGTTGGCTATACCGCTTGAATCTCCCTTTGTAGTTTCTCATCGTGCCGGCCATATGGATGCAAACTTAAATTCCATTTCACCTTTGACTGAATCAAGTCCTATGGATCTCAAATGCCAGCACGAGTCTGAAAATACGGCAGATGGATGCGTAAAAATGCAAACAGATGAGGAGATTGCCGTAGATGGATCCCACTCTGGCGAAGATTCCATCATTGAGAAAAAAAGGCGCCGGGTGGATGAGGAGATAGCTGCTGAGGGAACTATATCATCTTTTGGAGATTTAGATGACATAAAAGATGGCGCATTGAGGCATCCTTCCAGTGTGGAAGTCTCTGACCTTGCTCGGACAATATCAAGTAATGCTTCATTGGCAGAACAAGTAATTGAGCCAGCTCTTGTAATGTTTGAG GTGCATGTGCCACCAATATGCATGCTTGATGGAGTGCATTCTCAACATTTCTTTGGAACCGGTGTGATAATATATCATTCTGACTGCCTAGGTCTGGTTGCCGTCGATAGGAATACAGTTGCTGTATCTATCTCTGATATAATGCTCTCTTTTGCTGCATATCCCATTGAAATACCTGCAGAG GTTGTTTTTCTGCATCCTGTTCATAATTTTGCATTGGTTGCCTATGATCCTTCTGCACTGGGAGCTGGTGCATCTGTTATTCGAGCTGCTAAGCTTCTTCCTG AACCTGCCTTGCGCCGAGGAGATTCTGTCTACCTAGTTGGGCTAAGTAGAAGCTTACAGGCTACATCAAGGAAATCAACCATAACTAATCCTTGCACGGCTGTTAATATTGGCTCAGCTGACTGCCCACGATATCGTGCAATAAATATGGAGGTCATTGAGCTTGATACTG ATTTCGGTAGCTCATTTTCGGGTATATTGACGGATGAGCAAGGAAGAGTTCAAGCGTTATGGGCAAGCTTTTCCACCCAG CTCAAATATGGTTGTAGCAGTTCAGAGGACCATCAGTTCGTTAGAGGTATACCAATATATGCAATAAGTCAAGTCCTTGAGAAGATAATCTCGGGTACTCCTGGACCATTTCGGCTTATCAATGGAATTCGAAGGCCAATGCCACTTGTCAGACTTCTGGAGGTGGAACTTTATCCAACTTTGCTCTCGAAAGCAAGAAGCTATGGATTGAGCGATAACTGGGTGCAG GCTCTCGCTAAGAAGGACCCTGTGCGCAGACAAGTCTTGCGGGTCAAAGGTTGTTTGGCTGGATCAAAAGCGGAAAAGCTTCTGGAACAGGGAGATATGATTCTGGCTATCAACAAGGAACCAATAACATGCTTTCTTGACATCGAGAATGCTTGCCAAAAGTTGGACCAATCTATCGATTCAGATGGCGTGCTTAACATGACAATATTTCGTCAG GGAAAAGAAATTGACCTTATTGTTGGAACCGATGTAAGAGATGGTAATGGTTCAACAAGGATGGTGAATTGGTGTGGATCCATAATTCAGGATCCTCATTCAGCAGTGCGTGCACTTGGTTTCTTGCCCAAGGAAGGTCATGGAGTTTATGTTGCTAG ATGGTGCCATGGAAGTCCCGTACATAGATATGGTCTTTATGCTCTCCAGTGGATAGTTGAAGTTAACGGGCAACCAACCCCAGATCTTGAGTCCTTTATTGAAGTGGTGAAG GGATTGGAAGACCGTGAGTTTGTTAGGGTGAAGACTGTCCACTTGAACGGAAAACCACGTGTGCTCACTCTGAAGCAGGACCTTCACTACTGGCCGACCTGGGAGCTCACTTTTGAACCGGAGTCCGACACATGGAAGAGGAGAACAATAAAGGCGTTGCAGCCAACCGGGGCTTGA
- the LOC123128169 gene encoding protease Do-like 7 isoform X1, translating into MESPVKEEVGGELAMEIESSVTAEDWRRALSRVVPAVAVLRTTAPRAFDTEVAGASYATGFVVDKARGIILTNRHVVKPGPVVSEAMFVNREEIPVYPLYRDPVHDFGFFRYDPGAIKFLKYEEIPLDPEAASVGLEIRVVGNDSGEKVSILAGTLARLDREAPHYKKDGYNDFNTFYMQAASGTKGGSSGSPVVDCQGRAVALNAGSKSSSASAFFLPLERVVRALNLIRDCWDAFGIKSESVYIPRGTLQMTFQHKGFEETRRLGLRNETEQMVRLVSPAGETGMLVVDSVVPEGPAHKHLEPGDVLVHINGEVVTQFLAMETLLDDSVGKEVNLQIERGGVPLTVKLEVEDLHSITPNHFLEVSGAVIHPLSYQQARNFRFKCGLVYVAEAGYMLSRASVPRHSIIKKFAGEDIENLDDLIAVISKLSRGARVPLEYVKYTDRYRNKSVLVTIDQHGWYAPPQLYTRNDATGLWNAKLAIPLESPFVVSHRAGHMDANLNSISPLTESSPMDLKCQHESENTADGCVKMQTDEEIAVDGSHSGEDSIIEKKRRRVDEEIAAEGTISSFGDLDDIKDGALRHPSSVEVSDLARTISSNASLAEQVIEPALVMFEVHVPPICMLDGVHSQHFFGTGVIIYHSDCLGLVAVDRNTVAVSISDIMLSFAAYPIEIPAEVVFLHPVHNFALVAYDPSALGAGASVIRAAKLLPEPALRRGDSVYLVGLSRSLQATSRKSTITNPCTAVNIGSADCPRYRAINMEVIELDTDFGSSFSGILTDEQGRVQALWASFSTQIKRKKKSTKRQLTPKLKYGCSSSEDHQFVRGIPIYAISQVLEKIISGTPGPFRLINGIRRPMPLVRLLEVELYPTLLSKARSYGLSDNWVQALAKKDPVRRQVLRVKGCLAGSKAEKLLEQGDMILAINKEPITCFLDIENACQKLDQSIDSDGVLNMTIFRQGKEIDLIVGTDVRDGNGSTRMVNWCGSIIQDPHSAVRALGFLPKEGHGVYVARWCHGSPVHRYGLYALQWIVEVNGQPTPDLESFIEVVKGLEDREFVRVKTVHLNGKPRVLTLKQDLHYWPTWELTFEPESDTWKRRTIKALQPTGA; encoded by the exons ATGGAGAGCCCCGTGAAGGAGGAGGTCGGCGGGGAGCTGGCCATGGAGATCGAGTCCAGCGTCACGGCCGAGGACTGGCGCCGCGCGCTCTCCCGCGTCGTGCCCGCCGTCGCCGTCCTCCGCACCACCGCGCCGCGCGCCTTCGACACCGAGGTTGCCGGCGCCAGCTACGCCACCGGCTTCGTCGTCGACAAGGCCCGCGGCATCATCCTCACCAATCGCCACGTCGTCAAGCCCG GTCCTGTGGTCTCGGAGGCGATGTTCGTGAACCGGGAGGAGATCCCTGTGTACCCCCTGTACAGAGACCCT GTACATGATTTTGGTTTTTTCCGCTATGACCCAGGTGCCATAAAGTTCCTCAAGTATGAGGAGATCCCTCTAGACCCTGAAGCAGCATCTGTTGGGCTAGAAATCCGAGTTGTCGGCAATGACAGCGGCGAAAAG GTTTCAATTTTGGCGGGAACACTTGCTCGACTGGATAGAGAAGCGCCTCACTACAAGAA GGACGGGTACAATGATTTCAACACATTCTATATGCAG GCTGCATCTGGAACTAAAGGTGGCTCTAGTGGTTCCCCAGTTGTTGATTGCCAAGGAAGAGCTGTTGCCCTGAATGCTGGAAGCAAATCTTCCAGTGCTTCTGCTTTTTTCCTTCCATTAGAACGT GTTGTTAGGGCACTGAATTTGATACGTGATTGTTGGGATGCATTTGGTATCAAGTCAGAATCTGTTTATATTCCTCGTGGTACACTGCAG ATGACCTTTCAACACAAAGGATTTGAAGAAACTCGGCGTCTTGGACTGAGGAATGAGACAGAGCAG ATGGTACGCCTTGTTTCTCCAGCAGGCGAAACTGGAATGCTGGTTGTTGACTCTGTG GTGCCAGAAGGACCTGCACATAAACATTTGGAACCTGGTGATGTGCTAGTTCACATCAATGGGGAG GTTGTAACCCAGTTTCTCGCAATGGAGACTTTACTTGATGACAGCGTCGGCAAGGAGGTAAATTTGCAGATTGAAAGAGGTGGAGTGCCTTTGACAGTAAAGTTAGAG GTTGAGGATTTGCACTCTATAACTCCAAATCATTTCTTGGAAGTCAGTGGTGCTGTCATCCATCCACTTTCATACCAGCAG GCTAGAAACTTCCGCTTCAAATGTGGTCTTGTATATGTTGCCGAGGCAGG GTACATGCTCTCTCGGGCATCGGTTCCACGCCATTCAATTATCAAAAAGTTTGCGGGAGAggatattgaaaatttggatgaccTTATTGCAGTTATTTCAAAGCTGTCTAGGGGAGCACGAGTGCCTCTCGAATATGTAAAGTACACTGACCGTTATCGGAACAAG TCTGTACTGGTGACAATTGATCAACACGGTTGGTATGCGCCTCCTCAGTTGTACACTCGAAATGACGCAACTGGTCTGTGGAATGCAAAGTTGGCTATACCGCTTGAATCTCCCTTTGTAGTTTCTCATCGTGCCGGCCATATGGATGCAAACTTAAATTCCATTTCACCTTTGACTGAATCAAGTCCTATGGATCTCAAATGCCAGCACGAGTCTGAAAATACGGCAGATGGATGCGTAAAAATGCAAACAGATGAGGAGATTGCCGTAGATGGATCCCACTCTGGCGAAGATTCCATCATTGAGAAAAAAAGGCGCCGGGTGGATGAGGAGATAGCTGCTGAGGGAACTATATCATCTTTTGGAGATTTAGATGACATAAAAGATGGCGCATTGAGGCATCCTTCCAGTGTGGAAGTCTCTGACCTTGCTCGGACAATATCAAGTAATGCTTCATTGGCAGAACAAGTAATTGAGCCAGCTCTTGTAATGTTTGAG GTGCATGTGCCACCAATATGCATGCTTGATGGAGTGCATTCTCAACATTTCTTTGGAACCGGTGTGATAATATATCATTCTGACTGCCTAGGTCTGGTTGCCGTCGATAGGAATACAGTTGCTGTATCTATCTCTGATATAATGCTCTCTTTTGCTGCATATCCCATTGAAATACCTGCAGAG GTTGTTTTTCTGCATCCTGTTCATAATTTTGCATTGGTTGCCTATGATCCTTCTGCACTGGGAGCTGGTGCATCTGTTATTCGAGCTGCTAAGCTTCTTCCTG AACCTGCCTTGCGCCGAGGAGATTCTGTCTACCTAGTTGGGCTAAGTAGAAGCTTACAGGCTACATCAAGGAAATCAACCATAACTAATCCTTGCACGGCTGTTAATATTGGCTCAGCTGACTGCCCACGATATCGTGCAATAAATATGGAGGTCATTGAGCTTGATACTG ATTTCGGTAGCTCATTTTCGGGTATATTGACGGATGAGCAAGGAAGAGTTCAAGCGTTATGGGCAAGCTTTTCCACCCAG atcaaaagaaaaaagaaaagcacAAAACGGCAGCTTACGCCCAAG CTCAAATATGGTTGTAGCAGTTCAGAGGACCATCAGTTCGTTAGAGGTATACCAATATATGCAATAAGTCAAGTCCTTGAGAAGATAATCTCGGGTACTCCTGGACCATTTCGGCTTATCAATGGAATTCGAAGGCCAATGCCACTTGTCAGACTTCTGGAGGTGGAACTTTATCCAACTTTGCTCTCGAAAGCAAGAAGCTATGGATTGAGCGATAACTGGGTGCAG GCTCTCGCTAAGAAGGACCCTGTGCGCAGACAAGTCTTGCGGGTCAAAGGTTGTTTGGCTGGATCAAAAGCGGAAAAGCTTCTGGAACAGGGAGATATGATTCTGGCTATCAACAAGGAACCAATAACATGCTTTCTTGACATCGAGAATGCTTGCCAAAAGTTGGACCAATCTATCGATTCAGATGGCGTGCTTAACATGACAATATTTCGTCAG GGAAAAGAAATTGACCTTATTGTTGGAACCGATGTAAGAGATGGTAATGGTTCAACAAGGATGGTGAATTGGTGTGGATCCATAATTCAGGATCCTCATTCAGCAGTGCGTGCACTTGGTTTCTTGCCCAAGGAAGGTCATGGAGTTTATGTTGCTAG ATGGTGCCATGGAAGTCCCGTACATAGATATGGTCTTTATGCTCTCCAGTGGATAGTTGAAGTTAACGGGCAACCAACCCCAGATCTTGAGTCCTTTATTGAAGTGGTGAAG GGATTGGAAGACCGTGAGTTTGTTAGGGTGAAGACTGTCCACTTGAACGGAAAACCACGTGTGCTCACTCTGAAGCAGGACCTTCACTACTGGCCGACCTGGGAGCTCACTTTTGAACCGGAGTCCGACACATGGAAGAGGAGAACAATAAAGGCGTTGCAGCCAACCGGGGCTTGA